TTGTGCGGCGCATAGGCTTTGCCGGTCTCGTTGAGCCCTTCGAGCCACATCTCGTAGGTCGTCGCGTCCGCCCTACCGGGGTGGTGCGAGAGCTGGTTGCGCGAGTCATGCATCACGATCTTCTGCGAAGGAGCCAGGATCTCACTCAGACTCCTCGGCATGTCGCTGTTGTAGCCGTAACCGTAGACAAGATGCTGCCGACTCGGGCACCGCATGATCTGCTTGTTCTTGACGTAGGGCTCCACGGAGTTATTCCAGTAGACTTGGCTCAGTCCGAGGCGGTACAGCGGGAGGTTGTCGTCGTAGTCCTGCGTGTACATCATGATACCGAGTCCGAACTGCTTGACGTTCGACAGGCAGGCGCTCTGCCGTGCCTTCTCGCGTGCCCTGGCGAAGACTGGGAACAGGATCGCCGCCAGGATCGCGATGATCGCGATCACGACCAACAGCTCGATCAGCGTGAACCCTCGGTGCTTCATGGCCCGTCGCATCTCCTTCGCTTGCATCCTAGTGCCCGGTTTGGGGCGCAAGCCCCCTCCGGTGGAGGTAGAGGGATTCGGTCTCCGGTGGTCCGTCACGCCCTCCACACCTACTCTGGCTCGGTGCTCCAGTCCACCGTCCAGGGCGGGCGTCGGCGGAACTCCGTATGGAACTTGTTCTTCAGCGCTCCGCGCTTCTCGAGCTGAATCATGCACGCTCGCACGCAGCCACGTCCGCCGCAGATCGCCTGGCCGGTGTTGTACAGGTTCCGCGGCTTGTGGTGGAAGGGCGTGATGCTGTTGGGCCGGACGTCGTTTCGCCCGTCCAGGTAGTGCCCTTCCTCTCCCTCGCCGACGAGCTCTCCACCGCGGAAGGCCATGCTGCACGCGGCACAGTCCAAATCGCCCCATTCCACCTCATGCCCGGCCAGTGTCACCTTGACCGTCTTGTCCGGGCTGATCGCGTTCCCCGGGCAGTCCTTCACACACGCCATGCACCGATTGCACAGCTTCGGCCCGTCGTAGATCGGCGAAGGCTCAAGCTCCGCCTCGGTCAGCACGATCCCCACTCGCTGCCGCGGTCCGAACTCCGGCGTCAGCAGCAT
The window above is part of the Armatimonadia bacterium genome. Proteins encoded here:
- a CDS encoding prepilin-type N-terminal cleavage/methylation domain-containing protein, with amino-acid sequence MKHRGFTLIELLVVIAIIAILAAILFPVFARAREKARQSACLSNVKQFGLGIMMYTQDYDDNLPLYRLGLSQVYWNNSVEPYVKNKQIMRCPSRQHLVYGYGYNSDMPRSLSEILAPSQKIVMHDSRNQLSHHPGRADATTYEMWLEGLNETGKAYAPHNDGFCAGFYDGHAKWLTGSAGWKGDYWDNN